A part of Oncorhynchus kisutch isolate 150728-3 linkage group LG2, Okis_V2, whole genome shotgun sequence genomic DNA contains:
- the LOC109897779 gene encoding thrombospondin type-1 domain-containing protein 4, producing the protein MVQPQRCSNLTPPDLTQSCQLRLCSHWEIGTDWSSCSVDCGMGKRTRNVRCFSDNGVVVNDKECNARLRPQGSEDCHMGPCVTNWYFTGWSNTCSALCGPGVQRREVLCLTRGGREGGECLGDKPADMKACNGGPCAPTYMWYSSPWGQCSAPCGNGTQRRDIICVEKMGTDFKVAPISQCAQLEKPPSVQTCAMEACQPQWFTTEWSACSRSCGKGLQIREVRCLTPDKQHSPECSPTDKPDQEQLCNTIPCSPQVADENCRDLRHNCVMVVQARLCVYSYYKTACCASCTQSAQRAKRH; encoded by the exons ATGGTTCAACCACAACGCTGCTCCAACCTAACCCCACCTGACCTCACCCAGTCCTGCCAGCTACGACTCTGCTCACACTGGGAGATAGGCACCGACTGGAGCTCT TGCTCAGTGGACTGTGGCATGGGGAAGAGAACTCGTAATGTCCGCTGTTTCAGTGACAATGGCGTCGTGGTGAATGACAAGGAGTGTAACGCCAGGCTCCGCCCACAAGGAAGTGAGGACTGTCACATGGGGCCCTGTGTAACCAACTGGTACTTTACTGGCTGGTCCAACACT tgttcaGCCCTGTGTGGTCCAGGTGTTCagaggagagaggtgttgtgTCTGACccgtggagggagagagggaggagagtgttTGGGGGACAAACCGGCGGACATGAAGGCGTGTAACGGGGGTCCGTGTGCTCCCACCTACATGTGGTACAGTAGCCCCTGGGGTCAG tGTAGTGCTCCATGTGGGAATGGAACTCAGCGAAGGGACATCATCTGTGTGGAGAAGATGGGGACAGATTTCAAAGTGGCACCGATCAGCCAGTGTGCCCAGCTGGAAAAGCCTCCCTCGGTGCAGACGTGTGCGATGGAAGCATGTCAGCCTCAGTGGTTTACTACGGAGTGGAgcgcg tgctcTCGTTCCTGTGGTAAGGGGCTACAGATCAGAGAAGTACGGTGTCTCACACCTGACAAACAGCACAGCCCAGAATGCTCCCCTACAGACAAACCTGACCAGGAGCAGCTCTGCAATACCATACCCTGCAGTCCACAGgtcgcag ATGAGAACTGCAGGGACCTGCGTCATAACTGTGTGATGGTGGTTCAGGCCAGACTGTGTGTCTACTCCTACTACAAGACTGCCTGCTGCGCCTCATGTACCCAGAGTGCTCAGCGGGCCAAGAGGCACTGA